Proteins encoded together in one Candidatus Kaiserbacteria bacterium window:
- the rplQ gene encoding 50S ribosomal protein L17: MKHHKSQRKFGRVRKVRVALLRSLVRSLVLHERIETTIAKARELRPQVEKLITVAQKDTLASRRLIAARLGNDTEVSKKLHEVLAPRYKERPGGYTRISKLGTFEDAKRDKAIIEFV; the protein is encoded by the coding sequence ATGAAGCATCATAAATCACAACGTAAATTTGGCCGAGTACGGAAAGTCCGTGTTGCTCTTTTGCGTAGCCTCGTACGAAGTTTGGTACTACACGAACGTATCGAAACAACTATTGCAAAGGCTCGTGAATTACGACCACAGGTTGAGAAGCTTATTACCGTGGCACAGAAAGATACACTTGCGTCACGTCGTTTAATAGCAGCACGTCTTGGAAACGATACGGAAGTATCAAAGAAACTGCACGAGGTATTGGCACCACGTTACAAGGAGCGTCCGGGAGGATACACACGTATTAGCAAACTGGGAACATTTGAAGACGCAAAGCGAGACAAGGCAATCATAGAATTTGTATAA
- the rpsI gene encoding 30S ribosomal protein S9 produces the protein MAKDEKYIEAVGRRKTATARIRLFPAAKTTYVVNDKKADEYFPTAHLQKIIKDAFVVAEGVAFKVSAKVMGGGVPAQAEAIRLGIARALVKDDQMRRKELKAAGYLKRDPRMKERKKFGLRGARRAPQWSKR, from the coding sequence ATGGCTAAAGACGAAAAATACATTGAAGCAGTAGGGCGACGAAAAACGGCAACAGCTCGTATTCGTTTATTCCCTGCAGCTAAAACAACGTACGTTGTGAACGACAAGAAAGCTGATGAATACTTCCCAACAGCTCACCTGCAAAAGATTATAAAAGATGCATTTGTTGTAGCTGAAGGAGTTGCCTTTAAGGTAAGTGCTAAGGTGATGGGAGGTGGTGTCCCAGCTCAAGCTGAAGCAATCCGTCTTGGTATTGCACGAGCACTTGTGAAAGACGACCAGATGCGACGAAAAGAGCTCAAAGCAGCTGGATACCTAAAACGAGATCCTCGTATGAAGGAACGAAAGAAGTTTGGACTTCGTGGAGCACGGCGTGCTCCGCAGTGGTCAAAA
- the rplM gene encoding 50S ribosomal protein L13 — protein MTDNMTKKREHTIDAKGKRLGRLASSVAHILLGKDSTDFAKNIIAPVTVTVENVDALEITEKKRETKIYDRYSGYHGGRTEETLEELIAKKGVAEALKKAVYNMLPGNRLRKERMKNLIIK, from the coding sequence ATGACTGACAATATGACCAAAAAGCGAGAACATACTATCGATGCAAAAGGAAAGCGACTTGGTCGCCTTGCTTCATCAGTGGCGCATATTCTCCTCGGGAAAGATTCTACGGATTTTGCAAAAAACATTATTGCACCAGTTACAGTAACAGTAGAGAATGTTGATGCACTTGAAATCACCGAAAAAAAGCGAGAAACAAAGATATATGATCGCTACTCTGGATACCACGGTGGTCGCACAGAAGAGACTCTTGAAGAATTGATCGCAAAGAAGGGTGTTGCAGAAGCTTTAAAGAAAGCGGTATACAACATGCTTCCCGGCAATCGTCTTCGTAAGGAGCGAATGAAAAATTTGATAATTAAGTAA